One genomic region from Leptospira tipperaryensis encodes:
- a CDS encoding LIC13341 family surface-exposed protein: MSCSSKTPSDSRIVELLLSPSDQKNPDVVLKKVGNLDEDQDLESFALVRNGTEEVLGVFKKKNGEWSLINKFSFSLLNIGPLHYDASKNSWLPGDGENPQTKEAGFVVKRILMEELPGDGFNSLFLEVLSEEPPLGLFSVPYGIRKGQKILDGLLSLKDHEFLIKTKRIDFDYNKTEKNITIFPSNRSYAQNFIFNGWEMVPDISRVAVPALLSLEAPIEWKKGVPGETVLWFKNRGSYAGTTYLSLSFPDGGKVSIDTTKEGQRIYSPGSSIFSSAGKYINSAVPLVEITKDGWGRNHKYGIRFTITPEKDGIPTILFRSSTRMGRDVVNLPNQFGSVQKQTDQQGFSAYRLELIPKKE, from the coding sequence ATGAGTTGTTCCTCAAAAACTCCTTCCGATTCCCGAATCGTAGAATTGTTGTTATCCCCTTCCGATCAAAAGAACCCCGACGTCGTCCTGAAAAAGGTGGGAAACCTCGACGAAGATCAGGATTTAGAATCTTTCGCTCTGGTTCGAAACGGAACCGAGGAAGTTCTGGGCGTTTTCAAAAAGAAAAACGGCGAATGGTCTTTGATAAATAAATTTTCCTTTTCCCTTTTGAACATCGGCCCTCTTCACTACGACGCGTCCAAGAACTCTTGGCTTCCGGGCGACGGTGAAAACCCTCAAACAAAGGAAGCCGGTTTTGTAGTTAAGAGAATTCTAATGGAAGAACTTCCGGGCGACGGGTTCAATTCTCTCTTTTTAGAAGTGTTAAGCGAAGAGCCGCCTCTCGGACTTTTTTCGGTTCCTTACGGTATTCGAAAAGGACAAAAAATTTTGGACGGTCTCTTGTCTCTGAAAGATCATGAATTTCTAATAAAGACAAAACGAATCGACTTTGATTACAATAAAACGGAAAAGAATATAACGATCTTTCCGTCGAATCGAAGTTACGCGCAAAATTTTATTTTCAACGGTTGGGAAATGGTTCCCGATATATCAAGGGTAGCCGTACCCGCGCTTCTTTCTTTGGAAGCCCCTATAGAATGGAAAAAGGGCGTTCCCGGCGAAACCGTTCTCTGGTTTAAGAATCGAGGTTCTTACGCAGGAACGACGTATCTTTCTCTTTCGTTTCCGGATGGAGGAAAGGTGAGTATCGATACTACGAAAGAGGGACAAAGAATCTATTCGCCCGGTTCTAGCATTTTTTCATCCGCAGGTAAGTATATCAATTCTGCGGTTCCGCTCGTTGAAATTACAAAAGACGGATGGGGAAGAAATCATAAATACGGAATTCGTTTTACCATAACTCCGGAGAAGGACGGAATTCCGACCATTCTATTTCGATCTTCTACTCGTATGGGACGAGATGTCGTAAATCTTCCGAACCAATTCGGTTCCGTACAAAAGCAAACAGACCAACAGGGTTTTTCCGCTTACAGGTTGGAGTTGATTCCAAAAAAAGAATGA